A single region of the Jatrophihabitans sp. GAS493 genome encodes:
- a CDS encoding NADPH:quinone reductase has product MQKPDPAAATAVVYERTGGPDVLQLVEKPLLAPGPGEVRVRVHRSGVNPTDWKARQGGADSRPVTPAQVPNQDGAGVVDAVGAGVEVALLGLRVWIWEAAYKRSEGTAQQFAIVPARQLVMLPDSASFDLGASLGIPFITAHRCLTVTEEGPRRLGPGTMAGRVVLVAGGAGAVGNAAIQLARWSDATVLATVSSPAKAQLAAAAGADHVINYRQQDVITEVGRISPRGVDTIVEVSAAANAEIDAAVVAPLGSVAIYANNGGDEFTLPIRPLMAPNARWQFVLVYTAPARAKGQAIDDISAAILDGAVAVGESVGAPLHHFSLADTAAAHQAVQDSVTGKVLIDVVESS; this is encoded by the coding sequence ATGCAGAAGCCAGATCCGGCAGCGGCCACCGCCGTCGTCTACGAGCGCACCGGTGGCCCGGATGTCCTGCAATTGGTGGAGAAACCGCTACTCGCTCCCGGCCCCGGAGAGGTTCGAGTCAGGGTGCACCGCTCCGGCGTCAATCCGACCGACTGGAAGGCCCGGCAGGGTGGAGCCGATTCGCGGCCGGTGACGCCGGCCCAGGTGCCCAACCAGGACGGAGCCGGTGTCGTCGACGCCGTCGGTGCCGGTGTCGAGGTGGCCCTGCTCGGACTCCGGGTCTGGATCTGGGAGGCGGCCTACAAGCGCAGCGAGGGAACGGCGCAGCAGTTCGCGATCGTGCCGGCTCGGCAGTTGGTGATGCTCCCCGACTCGGCCTCCTTCGACCTCGGCGCCAGTCTCGGCATCCCGTTCATCACCGCGCATCGCTGCCTGACCGTCACCGAGGAGGGGCCGCGGCGGCTCGGTCCCGGCACCATGGCCGGCCGGGTTGTCCTCGTCGCCGGGGGTGCCGGCGCGGTGGGTAACGCCGCGATCCAGCTCGCCCGCTGGTCGGACGCGACCGTGCTCGCCACCGTCAGCAGCCCGGCCAAGGCGCAACTGGCCGCGGCGGCCGGCGCCGATCACGTCATCAACTACCGCCAGCAGGACGTGATCACCGAGGTGGGCCGGATCAGCCCCCGCGGTGTCGACACAATCGTCGAGGTCTCGGCCGCCGCCAACGCCGAGATCGATGCGGCGGTGGTCGCGCCGCTGGGGTCGGTCGCCATCTATGCCAACAACGGCGGCGACGAGTTCACCCTCCCCATTCGGCCCCTGATGGCCCCCAATGCAAGGTGGCAGTTCGTGCTGGTCTACACTGCGCCCGCGCGGGCCAAGGGCCAGGCGATCGACGACATCTCCGCGGCAATCCTGGACGGCGCGGTGGCGGTCGGCGAGTCCGTCGGGGCGCCGCTGCACCACTTCTCGCTGGCCGACACCGCCGCGGCTCACCAGGCCGTGCAGGACTCGGTCACCGGGAAGGTCCTCATCGATGTCGTCGAATCCAGCTGA
- the otsB gene encoding trehalose-phosphatase — protein MSSNPAELRPATADRAALVVSEVRPNLPRTLIALDFDGTLAPIVSRPADARLIDGADQVLRLLVARGASVAIITGRDAETVLDLSGLADLPGLAVAGLYGAQVWRGGRLATTPPPPELTRARSALPELVRAVSSELWIEDKGLSLVVHARGVDEPDAAIDALRPSVEKLAQSLSSEGGLEVHAGRQVLELRLAGFDKGRALREFVDAFGDASDRQLLYAGDDVGDLPAFAVVQQLREAGRRAWAVGVGSTEVTWMPADDSRVDAVVDGPAGLLSLLRGLLGG, from the coding sequence ATGTCGTCGAATCCAGCTGAGCTCCGGCCGGCCACCGCCGACCGCGCCGCCCTGGTGGTGAGCGAGGTTCGCCCGAATCTGCCCAGGACTCTGATCGCACTGGACTTCGACGGGACGCTGGCCCCCATCGTCAGCCGCCCGGCCGACGCACGGTTGATCGACGGTGCCGACCAGGTGCTGCGGTTGCTCGTGGCGCGGGGCGCGTCGGTCGCGATCATCACCGGCCGGGACGCCGAGACGGTGCTGGACCTCAGCGGGTTGGCCGACCTCCCGGGGCTCGCCGTCGCCGGACTCTACGGCGCGCAGGTGTGGCGCGGCGGCCGGCTGGCCACGACGCCTCCGCCGCCGGAACTCACCCGTGCCCGCTCCGCCCTCCCCGAGCTGGTCCGGGCCGTCTCGTCCGAGCTGTGGATTGAGGACAAGGGGTTGTCGCTGGTCGTGCACGCCCGCGGTGTCGACGAACCCGATGCGGCGATCGACGCCCTGCGCCCCTCGGTCGAGAAACTGGCCCAGTCGCTGAGCAGCGAGGGGGGGCTTGAGGTGCACGCCGGGCGGCAAGTACTGGAACTGCGCCTGGCCGGCTTCGACAAGGGACGCGCACTCCGCGAGTTCGTCGACGCGTTCGGTGACGCCTCCGATCGGCAACTGCTGTACGCCGGAGACGATGTCGGCGACCTGCCGGCCTTCGCGGTGGTGCAGCAGCTGCGCGAAGCGGGCCGACGGGCCTGGGCGGTCGGGGTGGGCTCGACTGAGGTCACCTGGATGCCGGCCGACGACAGTAGGGTTGACGCGGTGGTGGATGGGCCAGCGGGGTTGCTGAGCTTGTTACGAGGTCTGCTCGGCGGCTGA